TAAGTTCTTCTCAAATGTAGTGAAAAAATAAACCTCATAGGTTTTGAAGCTATGAGGTTAGTAATATTTTATCCTAAGAAATCATCGTCAAAATTAATATCGTCATCAGGGGCGTAGTCATTATAATTTACGCCAGGAGGATTAAACAATCCCCAACGGTCAATCATATAATTGTTTGGGTCAAAACTTGCCACCCATTCGGCAAAGATGACGCGGAATTCTTCAATTTCGTTTCTTAGTAACTCTATATAGTCATTGTCTTGGTAGCCACATAGTTGCATGCCAGAGCAACTTGTTAAAATTTCACGAGCCGATTTTCTTATAATAGCAGCATTTTCCATGCGAATATCATAAACGTTAGCTCCTTCTGCTCCTGCAATTTTTGCCGGAATAATCAATGCATTTTCGATGATGTAGGTAGCGTAATTTTCAAGCATTTCACCTTCAGCTTCATCAGCAGTTTCAACATCATCCTTTGAAACTAAACTTCCAATTTTTCTGCCTAGTAACATAATTTCCCATGCTTTTTTATAGATAGGCATTTTTTCTATTTCCTCGTGAGACTTGTAGTCATCATCGTCGTCTTCAAACATATTTCCACTTATTTTGTATTGTCTTATTATTAACGATAAGAATAGTAACGTAGTATTGGTTAAATGATAATTGTTTTTATAGTATTGATATCAATGGAGTTAGGTCTTAAATTGTTTTTACGTACACTTTGTGACAATAAAAAAGCCCATCTATTGATGGGCTCTTGTTTAAAATTTTAACTAGTAATATATATATGTTATATAACTTTTACATTTACTGCGTTTAAACCTTTTCTTCCTTCTTCTAAATCAAATTCAACTTCATCGCCTTCACGAATTTCATCGATTAATCCAGAAATGTGAACAAAATGTTCTGTGTTTGAACCTTCTTCAGTTATAAAACCAAAACCTTTGGCATCATTGAAGAATTTAACTGTTCCTTTACTCATAATTATTTATAATTTATTATTAATTACTTAGTAGTAAGCAAATATGGTGCCAAAGAATTGAATAGATTTTTTTAGTCCTTAATTCTGAACTCCATAAAGATAGGTAAATGATCTGAACCAATATTAGGTCCAGTACCACGATCAATAACGCTAATAGCCTTACTTATCAAAGCATGATCTAAAGTGGTATTTAAGATTGTAAACATTGTTGGCCAAGTGGGTAGTATACCTAATCCATTTCGCGAATCTCTTAAATTGGTGTTTAATAATAAATCTTGAAAGTGTTTTGAATAAGAAGAGGTATTTAAATCGCCTATAACGATTAAATTTTCAGAAAGCTCCTTCGTCTTTTTAGCAAGGTTCTTAAAATGAGCATTACGAATATCAAAGTTTCTTTTACCCATTGGAGGAAAAGGGTGCGTTGCAATTATGTCTATCGGTTTGTCATCAATTTTTAGGCTAGCTAGAATAGAAGGGACTTTTGATGAATCAAAATTTAAAACTGACATTTCCGATGCTATCTTACTATAGTATCCAATTCCGAAATTGTCTTTACGAAGTACCCATTTTTTAAAAGTATACTGTTCTGTAATGTCACTTAATGCAGATTTCCATTTTTGATTATATTCAAGTAAGATGAGAATATCAGGACTCTTCGTTTTTATAAAGTCTATGACTTTTTCAGAATCGTTATTACTTGAAAGTAAATTGATACTGACAATTGTTGTTCCTCTCAGCTTATGTATTTCACCAAGCTTACTTGGGAAATAAAGACTGTATATATATGAAGCATTCCATAGGATGAGTAAAAAGGAAATAATCCCTATAATTTTACTTTTATTAGAGAATAGGTTTATAACAAAAACTACTAGAAGAAATAGTGAAATTTGTAGTTTAAAATTTGACAGTATATCAATAAGCCAATAATTGGGAAAGATGTTTGGCAATATTGATGTCAAGAGTGCAGTTACTATGCCTAGCTTGAGTAAAAAATTAATTATTTTTTTTATCATAATATAATTTATAAACACCCCTAAAAGCGTCGCTCGATAATTTCTAAACAAAATATATTTTGTTCTCATCAGCCCCAATGGAACATTTACTACCAAATTACTTTAGTATTGTCCCCTTGAGGATTATTAAAATGAAAATATATTTTCATTGAAAATACCGAGTGAAACTCATTAGGGGTGTTGTTATTTAAACAATTATCCACTCCAATATTCCCTTCCCTTCGGGGAGGGCTAGGGAGGGAATTTTACTTAACATTCACTCTGACCCCTTCACTGTGACTACTAAACTCAGGGGCATACATACTTTGTATTGTTGTAATCCCATTAGAGAAATCACCTTTGTTATTGACGCGTAGGTCATATTCAAAAACATAAACACCTTTAGGTAAATAGTCAAAAAAGAAATTGGTAGCCGCATCTTTTGTGCTTTCGTAATAGCCTAAATTGTCTTGCCATTTGTATTGTGATAGTACATTTATAGGTTCAAATCCTGCTGCACGCATATCTTTCATATGAACAAATTTCATGGTTCTATCTACTTTTAATTCTATACGAACACGAACTAAATCGCCCAATTTTAAATCGGTACCTTCAGTGATAACCGTAAGCTCTTCACCATGATCCGTATTCTTTTTAAGGAATAACTTTTTAGACAATTGCAATGGTGTTTTGGCTGAGGTTATTTTGTCTAAATCCTCAAAATACTGCCAATACAATGCTCCCCAAGCTACACCTTCAGATTTCTTACTTAAGGTCACAGTGGCCATGTCATTTTTTATCTCATCGCCTTTCCAAGAGGTTTTAAAATACCCCGTTCCGGCTTCTACTTTCGTGTCTTCCAATTGTAAAGGGTCAATCTTTTGATCGCCAATGGTGATGTCTACAAATTCAGTAACCTCTAACCAATCTGTACCTTGCAGTAGTAAAGCATAAACAGCTTCAGTAGTTGCTTTTGTCGTTTTCCAACGATTCGTTTGTTTATTCTTTAACAACCAGACCTTAAGTTCGTCAATGGTTTTTATATCACCTTCAACTTCAGTAAATGCTTCAATCAACAAGGCTTGTGTTTCAATTGGAGCTTGATACCAATACCAACTAGCCGTGTTCTCTTTCCAATACATACCCAGTTCTTGGCTTGATATTGAATTTTCTTTTAGTGAAGCTATTATTTTATTGGCAACTGCCGTTTTATCATTTCTTTTTGCGACCAATGAAATCATACCTTTGGTATATAAGTTATTTTCTTTCCAAAATTCATAGGCTTGATTGGTAAAATAATCAACAGCCGTTTGAACATTGTTACGAATGGTAATATCTTTATAAAAACTACGCATATACAAATACTGAATTTGAAAATGATGCGTGTGATTAGATTCCCAGAATTCTTTTTCCAAGCGCTCACCTTCCGCTTTTGTTTTCGCTCTGGCTTTAATTTTTCTAGCTTGCTTTTTAAGCTTATTAAAATCAGATAAAATCTCGTCATCTAAAAATTTTACGGCTTTATTCAGCATTTGTTCAGATTCAGGGTTAGCGACACCTAACTTATTTAAATGTCCAAATCCTGAGGCTATATGTTGTGTAATATATCGATTAGGATATCGTGCTCCTTTAAACCAAGGAAAACCACCATTGCCCATTTGAACTTGTTCCAATTTACGTAATGCAGAAGCCAATTCGTTTTTCATTTTATTCAAATCGAATAACAAAGCAATACGTTTTTTCTGTTCAGTTTCAGATTGAGCATCTCGTAACCAAGGGGTTTCTTGAATAATTAGTGATTTTAATTCTTGGTTTTTTTCTAAATTAGATACCAGAGCATCACTGTTTTTCCATTGATTAAATACCTCTTGAATCCGTGGGTTTGAATTGGCAATATGACTAGCCAATGCATTTGAATAGTATCGAGAAAAAGTTTGCTCTGCACATTCGTAAGGGTATTCCATCAAATAGGGTAATGCCTGAACAGCATACCAAGCTGGGTTTGAAGTTATTTCTAAGGTTAAATTGTGATTTTTTAAGCTTGTTGATGTATTGTTTTTCAACTTATCAAGGGTAAACGTTCTGGTTTCATTAGAACGGAGCCATATAGGTAAGCTTTCGGTTACCAACATTCTGTTTGACAATACAGGCAATGCATTTTCTTCACCATCGGTAAAATCACCCGCTTTAGCTACTATTTTATATTTAACGGCCTGCACATCAAATGGAATTTTTAAGGTCCAGCTTACATTGGCATTTCCTTTAGCATCCACGGTGAAACTTTTGCGATTATCGGCATTGCCTAATTTGGCATCAATAGGTTTATCGGTTAATGCATCAAATAATTGTAATTCGCTTATTCCATCTAATGTATTCTCCGTTAAATTGGCAATTTTTGAAGCAAAAATAATGACATCACCTTCACGTAGAAAACGTGGTGGATTTGGCATTACCATCAATTCTTTTTGAGTAACGGTTGATAAGCGTGATTGTGCCGTTGCCATATCTTTGGTGTGGGCCAAGAGGTTCAAATTCCATCGTGTTAAGCTTTCAGGAATGGTAAAATTAAAGCTGATATTACCTTCGGCATCTGTTTTTAAATGTGGATAAAAGAAAGCCGTTTCTTGTAAGTT
The nucleotide sequence above comes from Aureibaculum algae. Encoded proteins:
- a CDS encoding endonuclease/exonuclease/phosphatase family protein yields the protein MIKKIINFLLKLGIVTALLTSILPNIFPNYWLIDILSNFKLQISLFLLVVFVINLFSNKSKIIGIISFLLILWNASYIYSLYFPSKLGEIHKLRGTTIVSINLLSSNNDSEKVIDFIKTKSPDILILLEYNQKWKSALSDITEQYTFKKWVLRKDNFGIGYYSKIASEMSVLNFDSSKVPSILASLKIDDKPIDIIATHPFPPMGKRNFDIRNAHFKNLAKKTKELSENLIVIGDLNTSSYSKHFQDLLLNTNLRDSRNGLGILPTWPTMFTILNTTLDHALISKAISVIDRGTGPNIGSDHLPIFMEFRIKD
- a CDS encoding cold-shock protein, with product MSKGTVKFFNDAKGFGFITEEGSNTEHFVHISGLIDEIREGDEVEFDLEEGRKGLNAVNVKVI